A window of Equus caballus isolate H_3958 breed thoroughbred chromosome 10, TB-T2T, whole genome shotgun sequence contains these coding sequences:
- the CBLC gene encoding E3 ubiquitin-protein ligase CBL-C isoform X4, whose product MAAAAAPRGRQRGEPRALGRAVRLLQRLEERCGDPRLSSSPPSLRDLLPRTAQLLRDVAQTRRTAGGGDPEGPGGAGDFLVVYLANLEAKSRQVAELLPPRGRRSANDELFREGSRLRRQLAKLALIFSHMHAELGALFPQGKYCGHTYQLTKAPAHAFWRERCGARCVLPWAEFESILCTCHPVESGATALALRSTIDLTCSGHVSVFEFDIFTRLFQPWPTLLKNWQLLAVNHPGYMAFLTYDEVGARLQACRDKPGSYIFRPSCTRLGQWAIGYVSTDGSILQTIPPNQPLFQALLEGQKEGFYLYPDGKNHNPDLTELRQMEPQQHIHVSEEQLRLYWAMDSTFELCKICAESNKDVKIEPCGHLLCSRCLAAWQHSDSQTCPFCRSEIKGREAVSIHQFQGRPVEARLPAEDPRPGSDQEDREEPQGQVAPSAPPLPPRLNLSPRRPRDEGQRKVKLLKGKSPLQLPLCVP is encoded by the exons ATGGCTGCGGCAGCGGCCCCGCGGGGGCGACAGCGGGGAGAGCCTCGCGCGCTCGGCCGGGCGGTGAGGTTGCTGCAGCGCCTGGAGGAGCGGTGCGGGGACCCGCGACTCTCCTCGAGCCCGCCCTCGCTGCGGGACCTGCTGCCCCGCACCGCGCAGCTGCTGCGCGACGTGGCCCAAACCCGGAGGACGGCCGGCGGAGGCGACCCCGAGGGACCCGGGGGCGCGGGGGACTTCCTCGTCGTCTACCTCGCCAACCTGGAGGCCAAGAGCAGGCAGGTGGCGGAACTGCTGCCACCGCGGGGCCGGAGGAGCGCCAACGACGAGCTCTTCCGGGAGGGCTCGAGGCTCAG GCGACAGCTGGCCAAGCTGGCTCTCATCTTCAGCCACATGCACGCAGAGCTGGGCGCGCTCTTCCCCCAGGGAAAGTACTGTGGACACACGTACCAGCTCACCAAGGCCCCTGCCCACGCCTTCTGGAGGGAGCGCTGCGGAGCCCG GTGTGTGCTGCCCTGGGCCGAGTTTGAGTCCATCTTGTGCACCTGCCACCCTGTGGAATCGGGCGCCACTGCCCTGGCCTTGCGCTCCACCATCGACCTCACCTGCAGCGGCCACGTGTCCGTCTTTGAGTTTGACATCTTCACCAGGCTCTTCCAG ccctggccaaccCTCCTCAAGAACTGGCAGCTCCTGGCGGTCAACCACCCGGGCTACATGGCCTTCCTCACCTATGACGAGGTCGGAGCGCGTCTGCAGGCCTGCAGAGACAAGCCGGGCAG ctaCATCTTCCGGCCCAGCTGCACTCGCCTGGGACAGTGGGCCATTGGATACGTGAGCACAGACGGCAGCATCCTGCAGACCATCCCTCCCAATCAACCCCTGTTCCAGGCCCTCCTGGAAGGACAAAAGGAAGGCTT ctaCCTCTACCCAGACGGGAAGAACCACAACCCGGACCTGACCGAACTCCGCCAGATGGAACCCCAGCAGCACATCCACGTGTCGGAG GAGCAGCTGCGGCTGTACTGGGCCATGGACTCCACGTTCGAACTCTGTAAGATCTGTGCCGAGAGCAACAAGGATGTGAAGATCGAGCCGTGCGGGCACCTGCTTTGTAGTCGCTGCCTGGCCGCCTGGCAG CACTCGGACAGCCAGACCTGCCCCTTCTGCCGCAGCGAGATCAAGGGCCGAGAGGCTGTGAGTATCCACCAGTTCCAGGGGAGGCCAGTGGAAGCCAGGCTCCCTGCTGAGGACCCCAGGCCTGGCAGTGACCAAGAAGATAGGGAGGAGCCGCAGGGGCAG GTGGCCCCCTCAGCTCCCCCATTGCCCCCTCGACTAAATCTCTCCCCCAGGAGACCCAGAGATGAAGGCCAGAGGAAGGTG
- the CBLC gene encoding E3 ubiquitin-protein ligase CBL-C isoform X1, with protein sequence MAAAAAPRGRQRGEPRALGRAVRLLQRLEERCGDPRLSSSPPSLRDLLPRTAQLLRDVAQTRRTAGGGDPEGPGGAGDFLVVYLANLEAKSRQVAELLPPRGRRSANDELFREGSRLRRQLAKLALIFSHMHAELGALFPQGKYCGHTYQLTKAPAHAFWRERCGARCVLPWAEFESILCTCHPVESGATALALRSTIDLTCSGHVSVFEFDIFTRLFQPWPTLLKNWQLLAVNHPGYMAFLTYDEVGARLQACRDKPGSYIFRPSCTRLGQWAIGYVSTDGSILQTIPPNQPLFQALLEGQKEGFYLYPDGKNHNPDLTELRQMEPQQHIHVSEEQLRLYWAMDSTFELCKICAESNKDVKIEPCGHLLCSRCLAAWQHSDSQTCPFCRSEIKGREAVSIHQFQGRPVEARLPAEDPRPGSDQEDREEPQGQVAPSAPPLPPRLNLSPRRPRDEGQRKVAPLALPRLRAPLALPRIRPVASALWESTSSPEAREGATE encoded by the exons ATGGCTGCGGCAGCGGCCCCGCGGGGGCGACAGCGGGGAGAGCCTCGCGCGCTCGGCCGGGCGGTGAGGTTGCTGCAGCGCCTGGAGGAGCGGTGCGGGGACCCGCGACTCTCCTCGAGCCCGCCCTCGCTGCGGGACCTGCTGCCCCGCACCGCGCAGCTGCTGCGCGACGTGGCCCAAACCCGGAGGACGGCCGGCGGAGGCGACCCCGAGGGACCCGGGGGCGCGGGGGACTTCCTCGTCGTCTACCTCGCCAACCTGGAGGCCAAGAGCAGGCAGGTGGCGGAACTGCTGCCACCGCGGGGCCGGAGGAGCGCCAACGACGAGCTCTTCCGGGAGGGCTCGAGGCTCAG GCGACAGCTGGCCAAGCTGGCTCTCATCTTCAGCCACATGCACGCAGAGCTGGGCGCGCTCTTCCCCCAGGGAAAGTACTGTGGACACACGTACCAGCTCACCAAGGCCCCTGCCCACGCCTTCTGGAGGGAGCGCTGCGGAGCCCG GTGTGTGCTGCCCTGGGCCGAGTTTGAGTCCATCTTGTGCACCTGCCACCCTGTGGAATCGGGCGCCACTGCCCTGGCCTTGCGCTCCACCATCGACCTCACCTGCAGCGGCCACGTGTCCGTCTTTGAGTTTGACATCTTCACCAGGCTCTTCCAG ccctggccaaccCTCCTCAAGAACTGGCAGCTCCTGGCGGTCAACCACCCGGGCTACATGGCCTTCCTCACCTATGACGAGGTCGGAGCGCGTCTGCAGGCCTGCAGAGACAAGCCGGGCAG ctaCATCTTCCGGCCCAGCTGCACTCGCCTGGGACAGTGGGCCATTGGATACGTGAGCACAGACGGCAGCATCCTGCAGACCATCCCTCCCAATCAACCCCTGTTCCAGGCCCTCCTGGAAGGACAAAAGGAAGGCTT ctaCCTCTACCCAGACGGGAAGAACCACAACCCGGACCTGACCGAACTCCGCCAGATGGAACCCCAGCAGCACATCCACGTGTCGGAG GAGCAGCTGCGGCTGTACTGGGCCATGGACTCCACGTTCGAACTCTGTAAGATCTGTGCCGAGAGCAACAAGGATGTGAAGATCGAGCCGTGCGGGCACCTGCTTTGTAGTCGCTGCCTGGCCGCCTGGCAG CACTCGGACAGCCAGACCTGCCCCTTCTGCCGCAGCGAGATCAAGGGCCGAGAGGCTGTGAGTATCCACCAGTTCCAGGGGAGGCCAGTGGAAGCCAGGCTCCCTGCTGAGGACCCCAGGCCTGGCAGTGACCAAGAAGATAGGGAGGAGCCGCAGGGGCAG GTGGCCCCCTCAGCTCCCCCATTGCCCCCTCGACTAAATCTCTCCCCCAGGAGACCCAGAGATGAAGGCCAGAGGAAGGTG GCGCCTCTGGCCCTCCCCAGACTTCGGGCTCCTCTTGCCTTGCCAAGAATTAGGCCTGTGGCCTCAGCCCTGTGGGAAAGTACCTCCAGCCCCGAGGCCAGGGAGGGAGCCACAGAGTAA
- the CBLC gene encoding E3 ubiquitin-protein ligase CBL-C isoform X2, which produces MAAAAAPRGRQRGEPRALGRAVRLLQRLEERCGDPRLSSSPPSLRDLLPRTAQLLRDVAQTRRTAGGGDPEGPGGAGDFLVVYLANLEAKSRQVAELLPPRGRRSANDELFREGSRLRRQLAKLALIFSHMHAELGALFPQGKYCGHTYQLTKAPAHAFWRERCGARCVLPWAEFESILCTCHPVESGATALALRSTIDLTCSGHVSVFEFDIFTRLFQPWPTLLKNWQLLAVNHPGYMAFLTYDEVGARLQACRDKPGSYIFRPSCTRLGQWAIGYVSTDGSILQTIPPNQPLFQALLEGQKEGFYLYPDGKNHNPDLTELRQMEPQQHIHVSEEQLRLYWAMDSTFELCKICAESNKDVKIEPCGHLLCSRCLAAWQHSDSQTCPFCRSEIKGREAVSIHQFQGRPVEARLPAEDPRPGSDQEDREEPQGQVAPSAPPLPPRLNLSPRRPRDEGQRKVRNKAQKGDCSCPNPHSLKEEKPGLGGQGP; this is translated from the exons ATGGCTGCGGCAGCGGCCCCGCGGGGGCGACAGCGGGGAGAGCCTCGCGCGCTCGGCCGGGCGGTGAGGTTGCTGCAGCGCCTGGAGGAGCGGTGCGGGGACCCGCGACTCTCCTCGAGCCCGCCCTCGCTGCGGGACCTGCTGCCCCGCACCGCGCAGCTGCTGCGCGACGTGGCCCAAACCCGGAGGACGGCCGGCGGAGGCGACCCCGAGGGACCCGGGGGCGCGGGGGACTTCCTCGTCGTCTACCTCGCCAACCTGGAGGCCAAGAGCAGGCAGGTGGCGGAACTGCTGCCACCGCGGGGCCGGAGGAGCGCCAACGACGAGCTCTTCCGGGAGGGCTCGAGGCTCAG GCGACAGCTGGCCAAGCTGGCTCTCATCTTCAGCCACATGCACGCAGAGCTGGGCGCGCTCTTCCCCCAGGGAAAGTACTGTGGACACACGTACCAGCTCACCAAGGCCCCTGCCCACGCCTTCTGGAGGGAGCGCTGCGGAGCCCG GTGTGTGCTGCCCTGGGCCGAGTTTGAGTCCATCTTGTGCACCTGCCACCCTGTGGAATCGGGCGCCACTGCCCTGGCCTTGCGCTCCACCATCGACCTCACCTGCAGCGGCCACGTGTCCGTCTTTGAGTTTGACATCTTCACCAGGCTCTTCCAG ccctggccaaccCTCCTCAAGAACTGGCAGCTCCTGGCGGTCAACCACCCGGGCTACATGGCCTTCCTCACCTATGACGAGGTCGGAGCGCGTCTGCAGGCCTGCAGAGACAAGCCGGGCAG ctaCATCTTCCGGCCCAGCTGCACTCGCCTGGGACAGTGGGCCATTGGATACGTGAGCACAGACGGCAGCATCCTGCAGACCATCCCTCCCAATCAACCCCTGTTCCAGGCCCTCCTGGAAGGACAAAAGGAAGGCTT ctaCCTCTACCCAGACGGGAAGAACCACAACCCGGACCTGACCGAACTCCGCCAGATGGAACCCCAGCAGCACATCCACGTGTCGGAG GAGCAGCTGCGGCTGTACTGGGCCATGGACTCCACGTTCGAACTCTGTAAGATCTGTGCCGAGAGCAACAAGGATGTGAAGATCGAGCCGTGCGGGCACCTGCTTTGTAGTCGCTGCCTGGCCGCCTGGCAG CACTCGGACAGCCAGACCTGCCCCTTCTGCCGCAGCGAGATCAAGGGCCGAGAGGCTGTGAGTATCCACCAGTTCCAGGGGAGGCCAGTGGAAGCCAGGCTCCCTGCTGAGGACCCCAGGCCTGGCAGTGACCAAGAAGATAGGGAGGAGCCGCAGGGGCAG GTGGCCCCCTCAGCTCCCCCATTGCCCCCTCGACTAAATCTCTCCCCCAGGAGACCCAGAGATGAAGGCCAGAGGAAGGTG AGGAACAAAGCTCAGAAAGGTGACTGCAGCTGCCCAAACCCACACAGCCTGAAAGAGGAGAAGCCAGGGTTGGGGGGGCAGGGACCTTAA
- the BCL3 gene encoding B-cell lymphoma 3 protein encodes MPRCPAGAMDEGPVDLRTRPKAAAPPGAALPLRKRPLRAPSPEPAAPRGAAGPLDPPDPLRGGSDAPAVPAPPHGLARPEALYYQGPILPLYPTQAMGPPFPLLNLPTPLYPMVCPMEHPLSADIAMATRADEDGDTPLHIAVVQANLPAVHRLVNLFQHGGRELDIYNNLRQTPLHLAVITTLPSVVRLLVMAGASPMALDRHGQTAAHLACEHRSPTCLRALLDSAAPGTVDLEARNYDGLTALHVAVNTECHEAVLLLLERGADIDAVDIKSGRSPLIHAVESNSLSMVQLLLQHGANVNAQMYSGSSALHSASGRGLLPLVRTLVRSGADSGLKNCHNDTPLMVARSRRVIDILRGKATRPAPASQPEPSPDRSATTSPESSSRLSSNGLLSASPSSSPSQSPPKDPPGFPMAPPSFFLPPSSPPAFLPFAGVLRAPGRPVPPSPAPGGS; translated from the exons ATGCCCCGATGCCCCGCGGGGGCCATGGACGAGGGGCCCGTGGACCTGCGCACCCGGCCCAAGGCCGCCGCACCCCCGGGCGCCGCGCTGCCGCTCCGCAAGCGCCCGCTCCGCGCGCCCTCCCCGGAGCCCGCCGCCCCCCGCGGCGCCGCGGGCCCGCTCGATCCCCCGGATCCCCTGCGCGGCGGCTCCGACGCGCCGGCCGTCCCCGCGCCCCCGCATGGCCTGGCCCGGCCAGAGGCGCTTTACTACCAGG GACCTATACTGCCCCTGTACCCCACCCAAGCCATGGGCCCCCCCTTTCCTCTGCTGAACCTGCCTACACCCCTGTACCCCATGGTGTGCCCCATGGAACATCCCCTGTCGGCTGACATCGCCATGGCAACCCGTGCAGATGAGGACGGAGACAC GCCACTCCACATCGCCGTGGTGCAGGCCAACCTGCCCGCTGTGCATCGGCTAGTCAACCTCTTCCAGCATGGGGGCCGGGAGCTGGACATCTACAACAACCTCCGGCAG ACCCCGCTCCACCTGGCCGTGATCACCACATTGCCTTCTGTGGTCCGTCTCCTGGTGATGGCtggtgccagccccatggccctgGACCGCCATGGCCAGACGGCAGCCCACCTGGCGTGCGAGCACCGCAGCCCCACCTGCCTGCGGGCCCTGCTGGACAGCGCGGCCCCTGGCACGGTGGACCTGGAGGCCCGCAATTACGACG GGCTCACTGCCCTGCACGTGGCCGTGAACACCGAGTGCCACGAGGCCGTGCTGCTCCTGCTGGAGCGCGGTGCCGACATCGACGCGGTG GACATCAAGAGTGGCCGCTCCCCGCTCATCCACGCCGTGGAAAGCAACAGTCTCAGCATGGTGCAGCTGCTGCTGCAG CACGGCGCCAACGTGAACGCCCAGATGTACTCAGGCAGCTCGGCGCTGCACTCGGCGTCGGGCCGCGGGCTCCTCCCGCTCGTGCGCACGCTGGTCCGCAGCGGCGCCGACAGCGGCCTCAAGAACTGTCACAACGACACGCCGCTCATGGTGGCGCGCAGCCGCCGG GTCATCGACATCCTGAGGGGCAAGGCCACGCGGCCTGCTCCTGCGTCCCAGCCAGAGCCCTCCCCGGACCGGAGTGCCACCACGTCCCCCGAAAGCAGCAGCCGCCTCAGCTCCAATG GTCTTCTTTCTGCATCGCCATCCTCCTCACCCTCCCAATCTCCCCCCAAGGACCCCCCAGGATTCCCCATGGCTCCCCCcagtttcttccttcctccctcctctccacctgCCTTCCTGCCCTTTGCGGGGGTCCTCCGAGCCCCTGGCCGGCCCGTGCCCCCCTCTCCAGCTCCAGGAGGCAGCTGA
- the CBLC gene encoding E3 ubiquitin-protein ligase CBL-C isoform X3, which produces MAAAAAPRGRQRGEPRALGRAVRLLQRLEERCGDPRLSSSPPSLRDLLPRTAQLLRDVAQTRRTAGGGDPEGPGGAGDFLVVYLANLEAKSRQVAELLPPRGRRSANDELFREGSRLRRQLAKLALIFSHMHAELGALFPQGKYCGHTYQLTKAPAHAFWRERCGARCVLPWAEFESILCTCHPVESGATALALRSTIDLTCSGHVSVFEFDIFTRLFQPWPTLLKNWQLLAVNHPGYMAFLTYDEVGARLQACRDKPGSYIFRPSCTRLGQWAIGYVSTDGSILQTIPPNQPLFQALLEGQKEGFYLYPDGKNHNPDLTELRQMEPQQHIHVSEEQLRLYWAMDSTFELCKICAESNKDVKIEPCGHLLCSRCLAAWQHSDSQTCPFCRSEIKGREAVSIHQFQGRPVEARLPAEDPRPGSDQEDREEPQGQVAPSAPPLPPRLNLSPRRPRDEGQRKVHFLRPWLAGEDQISARNSG; this is translated from the exons ATGGCTGCGGCAGCGGCCCCGCGGGGGCGACAGCGGGGAGAGCCTCGCGCGCTCGGCCGGGCGGTGAGGTTGCTGCAGCGCCTGGAGGAGCGGTGCGGGGACCCGCGACTCTCCTCGAGCCCGCCCTCGCTGCGGGACCTGCTGCCCCGCACCGCGCAGCTGCTGCGCGACGTGGCCCAAACCCGGAGGACGGCCGGCGGAGGCGACCCCGAGGGACCCGGGGGCGCGGGGGACTTCCTCGTCGTCTACCTCGCCAACCTGGAGGCCAAGAGCAGGCAGGTGGCGGAACTGCTGCCACCGCGGGGCCGGAGGAGCGCCAACGACGAGCTCTTCCGGGAGGGCTCGAGGCTCAG GCGACAGCTGGCCAAGCTGGCTCTCATCTTCAGCCACATGCACGCAGAGCTGGGCGCGCTCTTCCCCCAGGGAAAGTACTGTGGACACACGTACCAGCTCACCAAGGCCCCTGCCCACGCCTTCTGGAGGGAGCGCTGCGGAGCCCG GTGTGTGCTGCCCTGGGCCGAGTTTGAGTCCATCTTGTGCACCTGCCACCCTGTGGAATCGGGCGCCACTGCCCTGGCCTTGCGCTCCACCATCGACCTCACCTGCAGCGGCCACGTGTCCGTCTTTGAGTTTGACATCTTCACCAGGCTCTTCCAG ccctggccaaccCTCCTCAAGAACTGGCAGCTCCTGGCGGTCAACCACCCGGGCTACATGGCCTTCCTCACCTATGACGAGGTCGGAGCGCGTCTGCAGGCCTGCAGAGACAAGCCGGGCAG ctaCATCTTCCGGCCCAGCTGCACTCGCCTGGGACAGTGGGCCATTGGATACGTGAGCACAGACGGCAGCATCCTGCAGACCATCCCTCCCAATCAACCCCTGTTCCAGGCCCTCCTGGAAGGACAAAAGGAAGGCTT ctaCCTCTACCCAGACGGGAAGAACCACAACCCGGACCTGACCGAACTCCGCCAGATGGAACCCCAGCAGCACATCCACGTGTCGGAG GAGCAGCTGCGGCTGTACTGGGCCATGGACTCCACGTTCGAACTCTGTAAGATCTGTGCCGAGAGCAACAAGGATGTGAAGATCGAGCCGTGCGGGCACCTGCTTTGTAGTCGCTGCCTGGCCGCCTGGCAG CACTCGGACAGCCAGACCTGCCCCTTCTGCCGCAGCGAGATCAAGGGCCGAGAGGCTGTGAGTATCCACCAGTTCCAGGGGAGGCCAGTGGAAGCCAGGCTCCCTGCTGAGGACCCCAGGCCTGGCAGTGACCAAGAAGATAGGGAGGAGCCGCAGGGGCAG GTGGCCCCCTCAGCTCCCCCATTGCCCCCTCGACTAAATCTCTCCCCCAGGAGACCCAGAGATGAAGGCCAGAGGAAGGTG CATTTTCTGAGACCCTGGCTTGCTGGGGAGGATCAGATCTCTGCAAGGAACTCGGGCTGA